The Acinetobacter wuhouensis genome includes the window ACAGTGGTCATACTCCAACCACCGTGGTGCCATGCATAAACACCTAAAGCTGAACCACATGCGCCCCCTGTAAAGTATGCTGTCATGTAAATTGAATTAATCCGTGATTTGGCATCTGGGCGTAAACGGAAAATGATGTTCTGATTACTGCTATGAATGGTGGCAAGTCCTAAATTAATCAGCCCATAACCCAATATATAACTGATGAGATATGTCCCACCGAGGTATAGTAATCCCCAGCTGAGTAACATGATTGAAACACCAATCCAAGTCAGAATCGCTGTATGCCCGCGATCTGCAATTTTACCGATTTGAGCTGTAGATAAGGCACCAAATACACCAATAAGGGTCACGACACCGACCAGAACATCAGGTAATTTAAATGGTTCTGAAGTGAGTAGAACCGCAATAGTTGAAAATAGAATACTCATTGCGGCAAATGCAAAACCACCGATTACAGCACGATAAACAAGGCGACGTTCTTCCTTGAGTAAAACCGCCATGGATTGAAAAATTTTGCCATAACTCATTTTAAAAGTAGGTACATGTGGTAAACGACTTTTGAGTAAAAATGCGAGGAGTAGCATCAATCCTGCACTGACAAAGTAAATAAGTTTCCAGTTAAATAAGTTAGAGAGTAATCCAGCAAGACTGGTTGAAAGTAGTAAGCCAACCAATAGCCCACTCATTAAAAAGCCGACCACTTCCCCAGTTTTTTCAGGTTTTACTGCCATAGTTGCTAGGGGAATCAAGACTTGAGCTGCAACTGAGAACAACCCTGTAATAATCGTTCCGATCCATAACATTGGTAAATTTACCGCAAAAGCACAAAGCAATAAGCCAATCGCAGTGCAGAACATCAGCCAAGGAATGAATTTGATTTTATTGACAATATCACCCATCGGAACAATAAATAATAAACCGACTGCATAGGAAACTTGGGCAAATGTCACAGTGAGAGCCACTTGTGACTCAGGCATATTGAAGTATTGCTGAATGGAATGAATCAAGGGTTGGCAGTAATAGTTCGCTCCTGCGCATAAACCGCAGGCAATCGCCATTAGCCAAAGTAAAGCTTTGTTTTGGCTAATATCGAGTTGGGCATTCATAAAAACTTCCTAGATTGCAGTATGGTTTGAGGGGGGATTAAAGACAATAAGCAGTTGCTTCAATTTCGATCTGCATACTTTGTAAAGCAAGACACGGTACAGGAATAAGCGTGCAAGCAGGAAAGGCTTGATCTTTCCATAACTTTTGCATTTCTTGGATTAAAAATTGATGCTTTTTGGGGCTATGATCAACCACCAATATTCTTAAAACAGCAATATCGAATAATGATGCACCTACAGCATCGAGAGCATGTTGCACATTGAGAAAAGCTTGATGTACTTGCTGCGCAAAATCATTTGCTAGTTGACCGTGTTGGTTTTCACCACCTTGACCAGAAATATGCAAGATTCGTAGATAATGGCGTATTTCAGCCACATGACTATACGCAAATGCAGATGGATTATAAAGTGTATTTGGATTAACCATTTTGAATGGTTTGATACCTGAAGGCTGGTTTGGTAATGATGATTGCTTTGTATTCACACGGATACTCTTTAGACGAATTTAATATTTTGCTAGTATCAAAGCTCAGGTTAACTTGAGGTCAAGTCAAAATTGAAAAAATCTGACATTGAAAATGAAACTCTCTCAACAGGCTCCATGCCAGTACAGACAGTAGTGCAAAAGGATGTGATGGGTTTTGAGCATTCATCTGAAGAACAGCAAGTAGGACAATGGTTAACCATTGGGGAATTCGCTCAACGCAGTGCAGTCAGTGTTTCGGCAATCAGATTTTATGAAGAAAAAGATTTGATTTGGAGTACGCGTACGCAGGGGAATCAGCGACGCTATCCGCGGGCGATGTTGAGGCGCGTTGCGATTGTTAAAATCGCACAGCAGGTCGGGATTAGCTTACAACAAGTTCATGATGCATTTGCTGTATTGCCAAGGCATAAAGTTGCGAGTAAATCGGATTGGCAAGCCATGTCACAGCATTGGCAAATGCAACTTGATCAACAAATTATGAATTTACTCAAACTGCGACAACAGTTAGATCAATGCATTGGTTGCGGGTGTTTATCCCTAGATCAATGTCCACTGCGAAATCCTGATGATCAATTAGGAAAGGCATCCGCAGGTGCTCATTTTCAAGAGGTGCTGATGAACTTATTAAAAGCACCTGATTAGTAGCTAGTCTAGTAGATGACCAATTGGGAATCGATGATTTTCCCTTTTTTCCCAATCCAAAACGGACGATTCACTGCGCCGTGACCGAACCAATTACATTGGAATAGCGGAATTTTTAACGGATCAAGATGTTCTTTGACAATTTCGGCAATGGTCTGAGGCACATTTTTTTGTGGGCATTGATAAAAGTCCCCCAAAACTAATGCTTTTAAATTTGATGTATCAATACTTTGTAAAAGTTGAACCAAAGAACGCTCAATACGGTAGTAAGGTTCACCGACATCCTCAAGTAATAATACACTTGGTTGCTGAAGTTGAACGTGGCTTGCTGTACCTTGTAAGGTACATAGCACAGTCAGATTACCACCTAAAATATGGATATCTTCTAATGCCAAATCTTGAGTTGATTCATTGAGTGCGGAAAGGGGGTAGTGGCTAGGCTTGGTCTGATCAGCATTGAGCAGACTAATGGTTTTCATTGCATCATAAGAAATTGGACTCGCATCCAAATTCTTTACAGCAATTTCTTGGAAAACAGGTGCATGTAAAGATTGTCCACCATGCATAGCGACATAATTGAGTAAAGCTGTAGTGTCAGAATAACCAATGATCGGTTTGTTCAACATCCATTCATCTAAAAATGGCAATAACATGGCAGCACCAGTCCCTCCACGACCACACCAAATAGCATCTACATCTGCGTCAAGACAGGCTTGTTTTAGATCCGCAAGACGCTGTTCAACCGTCCCTGCTAAATAACGATATTGAGAAAATACATGTTCACCTAAACTCACTGTGTGACCTAAGCGTTCTAAATGTGTTTGCGCCAATTGGATATTTTCAACATCTACGCAAGCGCTTGGTGACACAATTCTAAAATGCATAATTTTCTCAAATTCCCCATATACTTTGCTACGAACTTAACGATTTATATAGAAAGCGCAAGAGTTGTATATAAAATTAATGCGCAAGTTTCTTTTTAGCTAATGTGATCATCATGACACCCATGATATTCAATAAGCAACCAAACCATTGTATCGCATTCATATGCTCGCCGAGTAACGCGACGGCTAAAATAATGGTGAGAATTGGACCGATAGAACCAATCATGGCAGATTGCGCAGCACCTAAACGTGAAATACTTTGTGCAACCAAAATGGTTGGCAGTACGGTGACTAATAGACCTAGAGCGATGCCATACCAGATGATTTCTACAGGAAGTTGGCTGAGTAACTGAATAGGTTGTGGTGTGGCAATCACAAAATGCATCAATGTACCGAAACAGGCAATACTGAGTGCTAAACCTGTGTAATTCCAAGAACCGAATTTTTGAATTAGCCGAGGTGTCATGAGTAGATAACTAGCAAAACTCACTGCACTGGCAAAGACCAGACTGACTCCAAGCCAAAAATTACCTTCATGTGGCACTGTGCTTTGCTCTTGCAGCATCACGATTACTGTACCGCCATAACTCAGTGCAATCGCAAGTATGGTTTTAAAATTCAACTTTTGCTTATAAATAAAGCTCGTGGCGATCACGGTGAGTGTTGGATAAAGAAATAAGATAATTCGTTCCAGTGAAGCACTGATATACATCAAGCCTGCAAAATCTAACCAACTCGAAAAATAATAACCAATTAACCCAGCAGCGATGAGCAGAAGCCAATCTTTACTTGAAATATCCTTATTGTGGTGACGATTGAACCAGCAGAGCAATAGAAAGAATGGCAATGCACTTGCCATACGGAGCGCCATCAGCACCGTGCCATCGACCAAAGGCGAGAGGGCATAGGCTTGTTTAATAAAAATAGCCTTAGTGCTAAATAAGAACGCGGCACTGAGAGCATACAGTGATCCGAGTTGGGTACTCGATAAGGAGAGTTTCATAAAATTGACTGCATTGATCATGCCGAGATTAGGCATGTATGTTGGTATAAACAGTATAGATGTAGCTTTGGTAAAGTTAAAATGCAAAAAAGCTATGAAATCGTGCAATAAAAGTGATCATTCAATACATTAATTGATTGAATTTTAACTTATTGGCAAATGAATAAAGATGGTTGAAAATAAAACTGTCTATAAATCAGGCGGAAACTGCCTTGTTAAGAGGATGGAAGTATCCATGAATTCACTATATGCACACTATTGGTGCATTATTAGGCAGTATAGAGAAATTTACTAGACTATTATTAATTGACAAAATGGCGAATGGAATAATTTTAAAATAATTTGTAAGCTCTTTAGACATAAGTCTGGGTAAATTTAAAAAAATGTTACAAGTACTTTTTTTTATTAATGAAATTAAAAAAAGGAATAAAAAACGACTTACATTTATGACAGGAAAAATGGTCTAAATAGCCAATTCAAGCTTAAAAAAAACTGTTATAAATTGTCAGAAATGTCAATTTTGTAATAAAACTTGGTGCTAAATCTATTGTTTTATGTGGGATTTAAACAGCGATGGCATTATCTATGAAATGCATCATCCTGCCATAAATGCCAATTAGAATAGTGGAAATAAGTAATAACACTCGGAACATTGGGTGAAAAAATCAACAACTTACAAGATTGGGAAATAAATTAACCGAGTGAAGGTGAAAATTGCACTGGATAAAAATACGAAAAATCGAATGTTGGGTATATCGTACAATTATATTTATGAATCATCAGTTCAAAATATGGTCATTTATTAAATAAATATTGGGTAGTATTTTATAAAAGTTCAATTAGAATCCAAAAATTCATAACAACGCATCTGGGGAAGCATCGTCGATCCACGATGTTGACTTTAAGAAAAATTAGCTTGAGGAACGCTCATGCAGATTGGAATTCCAAAGGAAACTGTCGGCGGTGAAAACCGCGTAGCTGCAACGCCAGAGACAGTTAAAAAGTTGATTAGCGCTGGTCACAGTATCGTCATCGAACGTGGCGCTGGTAAAAAAGCGGCTTATATTGACAGTGCTTACGAACAAGTAGGTGCAAAAATTACGGATGATGCCTATACGGGTAGTCAAATTATTTTGAAAGTTCGTGCCCCTGAGGGTGAAGAGATTCAAAAGCTGACAGCAGGTACAACTGTTGTGGCAATGTTTGACCCATACCGCAATCCAAATCTTGACCAATTTGCATCACAACAAGTGTCTGCATTTGCGTTAGAGCTTTTGCCACGTACACTTTCTCGTGCGCAAAATATGGACGTATTGTCTTCTCAAGCGAACCTTGCAGGTTATAAATCTGTACTTCTCGCTGCTGCAGAATACCAACGTATGTTCCCAATGCTAATGACGGCTGCAGGTACAGTGAAGCCAGCACGTATTGTGATCATGGGCGTGGGTGTCGCAGGTCTTCAAGCGATTGCGACTGCAAAACGTCTAGGTGCTGTTGTTGAAGCAACGGATTTACGTCCAACTGCACGTGACCAAGTAGAATCACTTGGTGGTAAGTGGTTAGACGTACCAATGTCTGATGAAGAAAAACAAAAAGCAGCTGATGCAGCGAAAAATGGTTATGGTTGGATGCCGGGTGAAGAATATATCCGTGATCAAGCGATTATCGTGGATAAGGCTGTATCAAATGCTGACATCGTGATTACGACAGCACTGTTACCAGGTCGTGACGCACCTCGCCTAATCAAAGCCGAAACTGTTGCCAAAATGAAACCAGGTTCAATCATCCTCGATATGGCGGTTGAAACAGGTGGTAACGTTGAAGGTTCTAAGAATGGTGAAAACGTTGTCACTGATAATGGTGTAACAATTCTTGGTATTCCAAATATTCCATCTACAGTATCGACAGAAGCATCGGCACTGTATGCACGTAACGTTTTCAATTTCGTAGAAACGTTGTTTGATAAAGAGAAAAACTTTGCCATCAACCAAGAAGACGAAATTCAAAAAGCACTTCTAGTAACTCATGGCGGTCAAGTACTGCTCAAGCGTGGTTAAGGAGAGTCATCATGGTTGAAACTATTACTATTTTCGTCTTAGCCATCTTTGTTGGTTACTACGTGGTTTGGGGTGTAACACCTGCATTACATACACCATTAATGGCAGTAACAAATGCATTGTCATCGATCATTATTGTGGGTGCGATGATTCAAACTGTCGGTATTCCTGGTGTTGTGGATGCTAATGTACAGTTCCAAGATATCAATGTTGTAAGTGTACTTGGTGCAGTTGCAGTATTCTTGGCAAGTATCAATATTTTTGGTGGTTTCGCAGTAACAGCGCGTATGCTTGAAATGTTTAAGCCAAAGCAAAAGAAAAAAGAGGGCTAATCCATGGAATTCATTAAAGAATATGCGGATTGGTTCTACTTAGTAGGCGCAGTCCTTTTTATCTTAACATTGCGTGGTCTTTCTGGCCCTAAAACTGCAATTCAAGGTAACCGCTACGGTATGATCGCAATGGCGATCGCTGTGATCACGACATTCTTCGTTGCGGATCATCCTGTGATTTGGATGATTGGTGGGGCAATGGTGCTTGGTGCAGTGGTTGGTATTGCACGTGCACGTACTGTTCCAATGACTCAAATGCCTGAAACTGTTGCATTGATGCACTCTTTGGTAGGTTTGGCTGCGGTTTTGATTGCGATTGCTGCGATTCTGCATAACAACCAATTAACTGCTCTATTTGCTGACAATGAATCAGCTTTGACAGCTGCTGGTGTTCAGCATGCACACATGAGCAAAGTTCACTTATTTGAATTGTTCGTGGGTTGTTTTGTTGGTGCGATCACGTTTACAGCATCTGTATTTGCTTATGGTAAATTGGCTGCAAAAAAATGGGCAAAAACAATTTCTGGTGCATGGGTTAAACCTGTACAAGCAATCATCTTCATTGCGATGTTAGCATGTGGTGTGTATTTCTTCACCACAGGCAATATGCAAGCTTTCTGGGCGATGACTGCACTTGCATTGGCATTCGGTTGGGTGTGGATTGCACCAGTTGGTGGCGGTGATATGCCAGTTGTAGTATCGCTCCTGAACTCATTCTCAGGTTGGGCTGCAGCAGGTATTGGTTTCACACTTGAAAACAACATGTTGATCGTTGCTGGTTCGCTTGTAGGTTCATCTGGTGCGATCTTGTCTTACATCATGTGTAAAGCAATGAACCGTTCGATCATCAACGTTTTGTTTGGTGGTGCAATGGGTGGTGCTGCAGTTGCTACTGCAGACAAAGGTGAACAAGTTCAACGTAACTACCGTTCAGGTTCTGCGGATGATGCTGGCTTCTTGATGTCAAATGCGGACAGCGTTGTGATCGTACCTGGTTATGGTATGGCGCAAGGTCGTGCTCAAAACGCAGTAAAAGAATTGTGTGAAATCTTAAAAGAACAAGGTGTAACCGTTCGTTTTGCGATTCACCCAGTTGCAGGTCGTATGCCTGGTCACATGAACGTACTTCTTGCTGAAGCAGATGTTGCTTATGAAGATATCTTGGAAATGGATGAGATTAACTCTGATTTCCCTGCAACAGATGTGGTACTGGTGATTGGTGCGAATGACGTTGTTAACCCTGCTGCTAAAGATGATCCTAGCTCACCAATTTATGGTATGCCGATTCTTGAAGCACACAAAGCACGTACGATTATGGTGATCAAACGTTCTATGGCAACAGGTTATGCAGGCCTAGACAACGACTTGTTCTACAATGAAAAAACAATGATGATTTTCGGTGATGCGAAGAAAGTTGTTGAAGATATGACTAAAGCAATTAATGGTGGCGGACACTAATCTTATTAGATTAATCCATCATCATCCCTCTGATTAAAAGAGGGAATTAAACCACCTTCGGGTGGTTTTTTATTTTCTGTCTGAGGGAAATACTTTCTGCTAAGATTATTTGCACGGTCATTTAAGAATAAAAATCATGAAAAAACCAACTCCTATATTGCATTGTCTTTCTGTGAGTATATTGATGTTTTTTGCTGAGTCAGCATACGCTCAACTCTTTGAAATTAAAAATGCTTCAAAGCTTTATGATGTAATGATTGACACTCAGTGTGAGCAGAATGAATGTGGTGGTGAGGCTGAAGTTAAATTATTAAGAAAAGGAAGTAATACAGTTTTTCAGACATTTCATACTGAGGAATTATCTTTATATTTAAGTAAACAGTTTAAACCAAGCATTCATAGCGAAATAATGAAAGATGAGCAAGGTATTTTATTTTTCGGTGATTTTAATTTTGATGGTACTGAAGATTTTGCCATTCAAAATGGCAATAATGGACCTTATGGCAGTCCTGTATATGACATTTATGTATTTAATCAAAGCAATAAAAAATTTGTATTGAGTCAAGAGCTAACGGCTTTAACTCAAGAAAATATAGGAATGTTTGAAGTTAATCATCAAAATAAGCGAATTAAAGTCATGACAAAAGATGGTTGTTGTTATCATATTTGGTCCGAATATGAGGTTATACCCAAGAAAGGCTTATTACTTGTTCGAGAATTTATTGAAGCAGTCGTGATTGCAGGAGATAAAGTTGAAGTCACAGATCGGAATTTGGTAAAAGGGAAGTGGAAAGAAAAAACAAAATATTATCCAGTTGATCAGTACTATAAATAGTCTTTCAAAAAATGTGCAATAAAAAAGCCCATCCAAAGATGAGCTATTTTATTAATACTGAATATTAGTGAGGAATATGTTCTTCATCTTCAAATTCAGGTTTTACTTGGACAATAAAGTCTTGACGGTTTAGACCACGCCATAATGCAAATGCAGTACCGATATAGATCGAAGAATATGTACCCACGAATACACCAATAAACATTGCAACCGAGAACCAGTGCAGACCATCACCACCGAGGAACATCATTGCAAGTACAACAAGTAATAATGTCATAGAGGTGTGAATCGTACGCTTTAAGGTTTCAGTTAATGCAATATTGACGATCTCTAATGGTGATGCACCACGAATCTTACGGAAGTTTTCACGGATACGGTCTGATACAACGATGTTATCGTTGAGTGAGAAGCCGATTAACGCTAAAACAGCAGCTAAAACAGTGAGGTCAAATGGCCACTGCATCATTGCAAAAATACCAATGGTCACGATAACGTCATGCAGCAATGAAAGTACAGCACCAACTGCCAGCTTAAATTCAAAGCGGATAGTCACGTAGATCAGCATGAGCAACATCGCAAGCGCTACAGCACCCGCAGAACGTAAATACAGCTCATTTCCCACTTGACCACCGACAGAGTCCACTTTATGAACGACAGCAGGGTTGTTGGGTAATTGAACCGCTTTGGTTAGTGAGTTACTTAAGTCTTCAACTTTTAGATCTTGCGCAGGCATACGTACGATCAAATCTTTGTTTGAGCCCAAAGTTTGCACCACAGCGTCTTTGAAACCTGCTTTGTCTAAAGTTTCAATCACATCATTTGGTTTCGCTGCATGTTGATAATTCAACTCAGCAGATACACCACCTGTAAAGTCTAAACCGAGATTCAAACCTTTGGTTGCAATAAAGAAGATACTTGCAATGGTCAAAAGAATAGAGATGATTGCCGCTGGTTTGGCAATCTTCATGAAATTAATTACACGCTCATCATCTGGACGACCATATTTTTTTGCAGGCGTATCTATTTTTGGTTGAGTCACATCAGTCATCATAGATCTCCTTATATGCTCAACTTCTTCAAGTTACGTTTTTTGCCATAAATCAATTGGACAATTGCACGTGTTACTGTAATCGCAGTAAACATCGAGCAGACAATACCAATCATGAGTGTTACAGCAAAGCCTTTAATCGGACCAGTACCAATCGCGAACAAGATAAACGCAACCAAGAATGTGGTTAAGTTGGAGTCGAGAATGGTGTTATATGCTCGATCATAACCAGCAATAATGGCTTGTTTGGGTGATGCACCCCAACGCATTTCTTCCCGTATTCGCTCACAGATCAAGACGTTGGCATCGACAGCCATACCAATGGTAATGACGATACCTGCGATACCTGGAAGGGTAAGCGAAGCACCGATCCAAGACATGATGGTGAGGAGCATTGCCAAGTTAATCACCAAGGCAACATCGGCGATTAAACCAAATAAACGGAAGAAAACAATCATCCAAATGGCAACAAGGAGGAAACCAACTTGAGTTGATAAAACACCTTTATCAATATTCTCTTGACCTAAACTCGGACCAACCACACGTTCTTCAACGAAGTACATCGGCGCAGCCAAAGCACCAGCACGAAGCATTAGCGCAAGTTCAGCCGCTTCTTGTGGAGAATCTAAGCCAGTGATACGGAATTGTGAACCAAGTACAGCTTGAATGTTTGCCGCATTGATCACCACAGATTCAGTATAAGGTGTACGAACTTCTGTCATCGCACCTGTTACAGGATCTGGAACAGAGCTAATTTTTTGTTTATTTTCAATAAACAAAACAGCCATACGCTTGCCCACAGCAGTACGTGTCGCATCAGACATCAACTTACCGCCAGCGGTATCTAAAGTAATATTTACTTCAGCACCACCAGTGTCTTGGCTAAAGCCACTTGATGCATTTTGAACGCGTTCACCTGTAAGAATACGGTTACGATTCAAAAGGAGTTCACGACCACTATCGAGTGATTCGTAAGCAAAAACTTCAGTTCCTGGTGGTAATGGCTGACCATTATATTTTCCAGAAAAACGGTCAATATATTGATCATTTAAATCAGAAACTAAGCGGAATTCTAAGTTTGCAGTACGACCTAAAACACGTTTTGCTTCAGCAGTATCTTGCACACCTGGAAGTTCAACGACAATACGGTTGCTGCCTTGGCTCTGTACTAGTGCTTCAGCAACACCTAACTCGTTAATACGGTTACGTAAAGTTGTTAAGTTTTGGTCAAGTGCGTAGGATTGAATTTCTTGCTTTGTTGCATCGTTATAAGTCAACTTCAGTGTTGAACCTGTATCAGTTGCTAAAGCTTGTTGCGTAAATTTATTGCCATCACGACGTAAGAAATCCATGACGGTTGCACGGTCATCGTTATTGGCAAACTGAATGGTAATCGTATTGTTATTTAATGACAGACTGTTAAATTTAAGCTTATTGTCACGAAACTCACGACGTAAATCGGTTGCAGAGGTTTCCATACGTTGTGCAATGGCTTTATCCATATCTACTTCAAGTAGGAAATGAACACCACCACGTAAGTCCAAACCAAGTTTCATTGGTTTAGCACCAATTTTTTGCAACCATTCAGGCGTCGTAGGTGCAAGGTTTAATGCAACGGTATAGTTTTCACCTAAGCCTTTGCTTAAAGCCTCTTTTGCTTTTAACTGAGCTTCAGACGTACTGAGACGGAGAAGGGCAGCATTATTCGTGAAGGTATTATCATGACTGCTAATATTGTCACTTTTTAAAATTTGCTCTGCTTTTTGTATCACCGACTGATCAATTACAGTACCAGCCTTGGCACCAGAAATTTGAACAGCAGGCTCATCAGGATACAAACTCGGCAGCGCGTATAATGTACTGATGACTAGTACAACTAGAATCAGTATATATTTCCATGCAGGGTAACGCATTCGCTTTCTTCTTAAAATGAAAAAGTCGTGCTAATTTGCACGACCGTTTTATGATTAAAGGTTATTTAATGTGCCTTCAGGCAGAACTGAAATGACACTCGCACGTTGAATTTTTACTTCATTTCCTTTATTCAATTCAACTACTGCAAAGTCACCTTCGATTTTTAGGATACGACCCATTAAACCACCTGCAAATACGATTTCGCTACCCACACCTAAGCTTTCAATTAAAGTGCGGTGTTCTTTTGCACGTTTTGCTTGAGGGCGCCAGATGAGGAAATAGAAGATTGCGATAAATACAGCAATCATCAATAAGTTTGCCATCATGCCTGGGCCTTGTGCAGGTGCTGCAGCAGCGTGAGCAGAAGAAATAAATAAGCTCATTTCAGTTTCCTAAAAGTTAAAAAATTCTACCATTTGCATGGTTTTTAAATTGAGTTGTTCTGCAATTTACCTTGTCTTGGGTTTCAGCGCAAATACTGTTGAATGAATATTCGATTCAACTTTATATTGGGGCATTAATCCTCAGGACAAGGTGGAACGTCTAAACCGCGACGTTGATAAAAATCCGCCACGTATTCATCAAATGTTCCATTATCCAAAGCATCACGAATATCTTGGGTAAAACGTTGGTAATAGCGTAAGTTATGGATTGTTCCCAACATTGAGCCGAGCATTTCGCCACATTTCTCTAAGTGGAATAAATATGCACGCGTAAAGTTGGTACAGGTATAACAGTCACAATGTGGGTCAAGTGGGCTTTGATCATGACGATATTGGCTATTACGAATACGCACTAATCCATCTGTAACAAAATAATGACCATTACGAGCATTACGTGTTGGCATTACGCAGTCGAACATATCCACACCACGACGAATCGCTTCCACGATGTCCTCTGGTTTACCTACACCCATCAAGTAACGAGGTTTATCTGCTGGCATTTTCGCAGGAAGGTAATCGAGTACTTTGATCATTTCCTCTTTAGGTTCACCAACCGATAAACCACCAATTGCAAAACCATCAAAATCAATTTCTTTTAAACCATTCAAAGATTCTTCACGGAGGTCTTCGTACATCCCACCTTGAATAATCCCAAATAAAGCATTTCTATTTTTTAACACATCATGGTGCTGGGTCTTACAACGTTTCGCCCAACGCAATGAAAGTTGAAGAGATTTTTGTGCTTCTTCATGCGTTGCTGGATAAGGCGTGCATTCATCAAAAATCATCACAATATCTGAGTTCAATGTATGTTGAATATCCATTGAAATTTCAGGTGATAAGAATACTTTTGAACCATCAATCGGAGAGCGGAAAGTAACACCTTCTTCTTTGATCTTACGCATTGCACCCAAGCTAAATACTTGGAAACCGCCTGAATCAGTCAGAATCGGTTTACCCCATTTCATAAACTCATGCAAACCGCCGTGTTCGCGGATCACATCTAAGCCTGGGCGCAAGTAAAGATGGAACGTATTCCCTAAAATAATCTGTGCTTTGATATCTTCAATATCACGTGGAAGCATACCTTTGACAGTACCGTAAGTCCCAACAGGCATGAACACAGGTGTTTCAATAACACCATGTTCTAAAGTTAAACGACCACGACGGGCACGCCCCGACTGACCTAATTTTTCAAACTTCATAGATGACCTAAAATCTGGCGAAAAGACAGTTCGCTGATTGATTGCTGCAAAAGGAGACTATTTTCCCTGATTTTAGGGTTGAATACCAGTTTTCTTCTTGATCATTTGTATTAAGTCAGTGATGGCAATGGTTTGAAATTTAACCAAAGCTGATTTTC containing:
- a CDS encoding MFS transporter, with the protein product MNAQLDISQNKALLWLMAIACGLCAGANYYCQPLIHSIQQYFNMPESQVALTVTFAQVSYAVGLLFIVPMGDIVNKIKFIPWLMFCTAIGLLLCAFAVNLPMLWIGTIITGLFSVAAQVLIPLATMAVKPEKTGEVVGFLMSGLLVGLLLSTSLAGLLSNLFNWKLIYFVSAGLMLLLAFLLKSRLPHVPTFKMSYGKIFQSMAVLLKEERRLVYRAVIGGFAFAAMSILFSTIAVLLTSEPFKLPDVLVGVVTLIGVFGALSTAQIGKIADRGHTAILTWIGVSIMLLSWGLLYLGGTYLISYILGYGLINLGLATIHSSNQNIIFRLRPDAKSRINSIYMTAYFTGGACGSALGVYAWHHGGWSMTTVVGLLLVCGAALFALLDHLYVKSSNHIQTI
- a CDS encoding RidA family protein; its protein translation is MNTKQSSLPNQPSGIKPFKMVNPNTLYNPSAFAYSHVAEIRHYLRILHISGQGGENQHGQLANDFAQQVHQAFLNVQHALDAVGASLFDIAVLRILVVDHSPKKHQFLIQEMQKLWKDQAFPACTLIPVPCLALQSMQIEIEATAYCL
- the soxR gene encoding redox-sensitive transcriptional activator SoxR, with the protein product MGFEHSSEEQQVGQWLTIGEFAQRSAVSVSAIRFYEEKDLIWSTRTQGNQRRYPRAMLRRVAIVKIAQQVGISLQQVHDAFAVLPRHKVASKSDWQAMSQHWQMQLDQQIMNLLKLRQQLDQCIGCGCLSLDQCPLRNPDDQLGKASAGAHFQEVLMNLLKAPD
- a CDS encoding LD-carboxypeptidase; protein product: MHFRIVSPSACVDVENIQLAQTHLERLGHTVSLGEHVFSQYRYLAGTVEQRLADLKQACLDADVDAIWCGRGGTGAAMLLPFLDEWMLNKPIIGYSDTTALLNYVAMHGGQSLHAPVFQEIAVKNLDASPISYDAMKTISLLNADQTKPSHYPLSALNESTQDLALEDIHILGGNLTVLCTLQGTASHVQLQQPSVLLLEDVGEPYYRIERSLVQLLQSIDTSNLKALVLGDFYQCPQKNVPQTIAEIVKEHLDPLKIPLFQCNWFGHGAVNRPFWIGKKGKIIDSQLVIY
- a CDS encoding DMT family transporter, whose translation is MKLSLSSTQLGSLYALSAAFLFSTKAIFIKQAYALSPLVDGTVLMALRMASALPFFLLLCWFNRHHNKDISSKDWLLLIAAGLIGYYFSSWLDFAGLMYISASLERIILFLYPTLTVIATSFIYKQKLNFKTILAIALSYGGTVIVMLQEQSTVPHEGNFWLGVSLVFASAVSFASYLLMTPRLIQKFGSWNYTGLALSIACFGTLMHFVIATPQPIQLLSQLPVEIIWYGIALGLLVTVLPTILVAQSISRLGAAQSAMIGSIGPILTIILAVALLGEHMNAIQWFGCLLNIMGVMMITLAKKKLAH
- a CDS encoding Re/Si-specific NAD(P)(+) transhydrogenase subunit alpha, which encodes MQIGIPKETVGGENRVAATPETVKKLISAGHSIVIERGAGKKAAYIDSAYEQVGAKITDDAYTGSQIILKVRAPEGEEIQKLTAGTTVVAMFDPYRNPNLDQFASQQVSAFALELLPRTLSRAQNMDVLSSQANLAGYKSVLLAAAEYQRMFPMLMTAAGTVKPARIVIMGVGVAGLQAIATAKRLGAVVEATDLRPTARDQVESLGGKWLDVPMSDEEKQKAADAAKNGYGWMPGEEYIRDQAIIVDKAVSNADIVITTALLPGRDAPRLIKAETVAKMKPGSIILDMAVETGGNVEGSKNGENVVTDNGVTILGIPNIPSTVSTEASALYARNVFNFVETLFDKEKNFAINQEDEIQKALLVTHGGQVLLKRG
- a CDS encoding proton-translocating transhydrogenase family protein encodes the protein MVETITIFVLAIFVGYYVVWGVTPALHTPLMAVTNALSSIIIVGAMIQTVGIPGVVDANVQFQDINVVSVLGAVAVFLASINIFGGFAVTARMLEMFKPKQKKKEG